One segment of Eschrichtius robustus isolate mEscRob2 chromosome 3, mEscRob2.pri, whole genome shotgun sequence DNA contains the following:
- the WASF2 gene encoding actin-binding protein WASF2 translates to MPLVTRNIEPRHLCRQTLPSVRSELECMTNITLANVIRQLGSLSKYAEDIFGELFTQANTFASRVSSLAERVDRLQVKVTQLDPKEEEVSLQGINTRKAFRSSTVQDQKLFDRNSLPIPVLETYNTCDTPPPLNNLTPYRDDGKEALKFYTDPSYFFDLWKEKMLQDTKDIMKEKRKHRKEKKDNPNRGNVNPRKIKTRKEEWEKMKMGQEFVESKEKLGPSGYPPALVYQNGSVGSVENMDASNYPPPPQSDSTSPPSPSFSEDSLPPPPAEFSYPADNNQRGSGLAGPKRSSVVSPSHPPPAPPLGSPPGPKPGFAPPPAPPPPPPMMSTPPPPPLGGFGSPGTPPPPSPPSFPPHPDFAAPPPPPPPPAADYSPLPPPPLSQPAGGAPPPPPPPPPPGPPPPPFSGADGQPAAPSPLSDTTKPKSSLPPVSDARSDLLSAIRQGFQLRRVEEQQEQEKRDVVGNDVATILSRRIAVEYSDSEDDSSEFDEDEWSD, encoded by the exons GTAAATATGCCGAGGACATTTTTGGAGAGCTCTTCACTCAGGCAAATACTTTTGCCTCTCGAGTAAGCTCCCTTGCTGAGAGGGTCGACCGCCTACAAGTTAAAGTCACTCAGCTGGATCCCAAGGAAGAAGAAG TgtcactacaaggaatcaacacCCGAAAGGCCTTCAGAAGCTCTACTGTTCAAGACCAGAAGCTTTTTGACAGAAACTCTCTCCCCATACCTGTCTTGGAAACATACAACACCTGTGATACTCCTCCACCTCTCAACAATCTGACCCCTTATAG GGACGATGGGAAAGAGGCACTCAAATTCTACACAGACCCTTCGTACTTCTTTGATCTTTGGAAGGAGAAGATGCTGCAGGACACCAAGGATATcatgaaagagaagagaaagcataGG aaagagaagaaagataatCCAAATCGAGGAAATGTAAACCCACGTAAAATCAAGACACGTAaggaagagtgggagaaaatgaAGATGGGTCAAGAATTTGTAGAATCCAAAGAAAAGCTGGGGCCTTCTGG GTATCCACCCGCCTTGGTGTACCAGAATGGCAGCGTTGGGTCTGTTGAAAACATGGATGCAAGCAACTACCCGCCACCACCACAGTCAGACTCCACTTCTCcgccttctccttccttctctgaggACAGCTTGCCTCCCCCACCAGCAGAATTCAG CTACCCAGCAGACAATAACCAAAGAGGGTCTGGCTTAGCTGGACCCAAAAGATCCAGTGTGGTCAGCCCAAGCCATCCACCACCAGCTCCTCCTCTGGGCTCTCCTCCAGGCCCCAAACCTGGGTTTGCTCCACCACCTGCCCCTCCGCCTCCACCTCCGATGATGAGCACTCCACCCCCACCACCGCTTGGAGGATTTGGGTCTCCAGGGACCCCACCACCACCTTCACCCCCATCTTTCCCACCTCACCCCGATTTTGCtgcccctccacctcctcccccacCGCCAGCAGCTGACTACTCACCTCTGCCACCACCTCCCTTgtcccaaccagcaggaggagcaCCTCcgcctcccccgcctccccctcctccggggccccctcctccccctttcagTGGTGCAGATGGCCAGCCTGCTGCACCTTCGCCGCTTTCTGACACCACCAAGCCCAAGTCCTCCTTGCCTCCTGTGAGCGATGCCCGCAGCGACTTGCTTTCAGCCATCCGTCAAG GCTTTCAGCTGCGCAGGGTTGAGGAGCAGCAGGAGCAAGAGAAGCGGGATGTTGTGGGCAACGACGTGGCCACTATCCTGTCACGTCGCATTGCTGTGGAGTACAGCGACTCAGAAGATGACTCCTCTGAGTTTGATGAGGACGAGTGGTCGGATTAA
- the GPR3 gene encoding G-protein coupled receptor 3, with translation MMWGAGSPLAWLSAGPGNMNLSSVGSAEGPAGPATPLPSPRAWDVVLCISGTLVSCENALVVAIIVGTPAFRAPMFLLVGSLAVADLLAGLGLVMHFAAVFCIGSAEMSLGLVGMLAMAFTASIGSLLAITVDRYLSLYNALTYYSETTVTRTYVMLALVWGCSLGLGLLPVLAWNCLDARATCGVVYPLSKNHLVVLAVAFFMVFGIMLQLYAQICRIVCRHAQQIALQRHLLPASHYVATRKGIATLAVVLGAFAACWLPFTVYCLLGDAHSPPLYTYLTLLPATYNSMINPIIYAFRNQDVQKVLWAVCCCCSSSKIPFRSRSPSDV, from the coding sequence ATGATGTGGGGTGCAGGCAGCCCCCTGGCCTGGCTCTCTGCTGGCCCAGGAAACATGAACCTGAGCAGCGTGGGCTCAGCAGAGGGGCCCGCAGGCCCAGCCACACCACTGCCCTCACCTAGGGCCTGGGACGTAGTGCTGTGCATCTCAGGTACCCTTGTGTCCTGTGAGAATGCGCTGGTGGTGGCCATCATCGTGGGCACTCCCGCCTTCCGCGCCCCAATGTTCCTGCTGGTGGGCAGCCTGGCTGTGGCAGACCTGCTGGCAGGCCTGGGTCTGGTCATGCACTTTGCTGCTGTCTTCTGCATTGGCTCGGCGGAGATGAGCCTGGGGCTGGTCGGCATGCTGGCCATGGCCTTTACTGCCAGCATTGGCAGCCTACTGGCCATCACCGTTGATCGCTACCTTTCTCTGTACAATGCCCTCACCTACTACTCAGAGACGACAGTGACGCGGACCTATGTGATGCTGGCCCTAGTGTGGGGATGCTCATtgggcctggggctgctgccTGTGCTGGCCTGGAACTGCCTGGATGCCCGGGCCACGTGTGGCGTGGTATATCCGCTCTCCAAGAACCATCTGGTGGTCCTGGCCGTTGCTTTCTTCATGGTGTTTGGCATCATGCTGCAGCTCTATGCCCAGATCTGTCGCATCGTCTGCCGCCATGCCCAGCAGATTGCCCTCCAGCGGCACCTGCTGCCTGCCTCCCACTACGTGGCCACCCGAAAGGGCATTGCCACCTTGGCCGTGGTGCTTGGCGCCTTTGCCGCCTGCTGGCTGCCCTTCACCGTCTACTGCCTGTTGGGCGatgcccactccccacccctctaCACCTATCTCACCCTGCTCCCTGCCACCTACAACTCCATGATCAACCCCATCATCTATGCCTTCCGCAACCAGGACGTGCAGAAGGTGCTGTGGGCTGTCTGCTGCTGCTGTTCCTCTTCCAAGATCCCCTTCCGATCTCGTTCCCCCAGTGATGTCTAG